The following are encoded together in the Phocoena sinus isolate mPhoSin1 chromosome 11, mPhoSin1.pri, whole genome shotgun sequence genome:
- the LOC116762401 gene encoding histone H3.1 produces the protein MARTKQTARKSTGGKAPRKQLATKAARKSAPATGGVKKPHRYRPGTVALREIRRYQKSTELLIRKLPFQRLVREIAQDFKTDLRFQSSAVMALQEACEAYLVGLFEDTNLCAIHAKRVTIMPKDIQLARRIRGERA, from the coding sequence ATGGCTCGTACTAAGCAGACCGCTCGCAAGTCGACCGGCGGCAAGGCGCCGCGCAAGCAGCTGGCCACCAAGGCGGCCCGCAAGAGCGCGCCGGCCACGGGCGGCGTGAAGAAGCCGCACCGCTACCGGCCCGGCACGGTGGCCCTGCGCGAGATCCGCCGCTACCAGAAGTCCACGGAGCTGCTGATCCGCAAGCTGCCGTTCCAGCGCCTAGTGCGCGAGATCGCGCAGGACTTCAAGACCGACCTGCGCTTCCAGAGCTCGGCCGTGATGGCGCTGCAGGAGGCGTGCGAGGCCTACCTGGTGGGGCTCTTCGAGGACACCAACCTGTGTGCCATCCACGCCAAGCGCGTCACCATTATGCCCAAGGACATCCAGCTTGCTCGCCGCATCCGCGGGGAGAGGGCGTAA